In Sodalis ligni, a single genomic region encodes these proteins:
- the grpE gene encoding nucleotide exchange factor GrpE: MSSKEQNAPDEQVSPEIDMEPEQQSEAVPETAEVVDPRDEQIAVLQARVDELQQRERDSMLRAKAEMENVRRRAELDVEKAHKFALEKFAGELLPVIDNLERGLDTADKSNSELTPLIEGIELTLKSLLDAVRKFGIEVVGDTHVPFDPAVHQAMTMLESDEHEPNQVMMVMQKGYTLNGRLLRPAMVAVSKARS; encoded by the coding sequence ATGAGTAGTAAAGAACAGAACGCCCCTGACGAGCAAGTCTCACCGGAAATCGATATGGAACCAGAGCAACAGTCGGAAGCTGTGCCCGAGACGGCAGAAGTCGTGGATCCGCGCGATGAGCAAATTGCTGTTTTGCAGGCCAGGGTGGATGAACTACAACAACGGGAACGCGACAGCATGCTACGAGCCAAGGCGGAAATGGAAAATGTGCGTCGCCGTGCCGAACTGGATGTGGAAAAGGCCCATAAATTCGCTTTGGAAAAATTTGCCGGCGAACTGCTGCCGGTCATTGATAACCTTGAGCGCGGGCTGGATACGGCCGACAAGTCCAACAGCGAGCTGACCCCGCTTATCGAAGGCATTGAATTGACGCTGAAATCCTTGCTGGATGCGGTGCGCAAATTCGGCATCGAGGTGGTGGGGGATACCCATGTTCCTTTCGACCCCGCAGTCCATCAGGCGATGACCATGCTGGAATCGGACGAGCATGAGCCGAACCAGGTCATGATGGTGATGCAAAAGGGCTATACCTTGAACGGACGCCTGCTGCGCCCGGCCATGGTGGCTGTGTCGAAGGCCCGCAGCTAA
- the nadK gene encoding NAD(+) kinase, with protein sequence MNTPFKSIGIVGHPRHPNALATHEMLYHWLIAKGHEVIIEHQIARDLNLEGAATGSLADIGQRADLAVVVGGDGNMLGAARILARYDTKVIGINRGNLGFLTDLDPDSALQQLSDVLAGDYRCEERFLLEAQVCRDNQCGRLSTAINEVVLHPGKVAHMIEFEVYIDDSFAFSQRSDGLIIATPTGSTAYSLSAGGPILTPPLDAIVLVPMFPHTLSSRPLVINGNSTIRLKFSQIGSELEISCDSQIALPIQEGEEIFIRRSEYHLDLVHPLDYNYFNTLSTKLGWSKKLF encoded by the coding sequence ATGAATACACCCTTTAAGAGCATCGGCATTGTCGGCCATCCGCGTCATCCAAACGCCCTGGCCACTCATGAAATGCTCTACCATTGGCTGATCGCGAAAGGACATGAGGTTATCATCGAGCATCAAATCGCCCGGGACCTTAATCTGGAAGGCGCAGCCACCGGCAGCCTCGCCGACATCGGCCAGCGGGCCGATCTGGCGGTAGTGGTGGGGGGGGACGGCAATATGCTTGGCGCGGCGCGTATCCTGGCGCGCTACGACACCAAGGTGATTGGCATAAACCGCGGCAACTTGGGGTTTCTCACCGATCTCGATCCGGATTCAGCCCTGCAGCAGCTGTCAGATGTACTGGCGGGAGACTACCGCTGTGAAGAGCGCTTCCTGCTGGAAGCGCAGGTCTGCCGCGACAACCAATGCGGACGGCTCAGCACCGCCATCAATGAAGTGGTCCTGCATCCCGGCAAGGTCGCGCATATGATTGAATTCGAAGTCTATATTGATGATAGCTTCGCTTTCTCCCAACGTTCCGACGGTCTGATTATCGCCACCCCCACCGGCTCCACCGCCTATTCCCTCTCCGCCGGCGGCCCCATACTCACCCCGCCGCTGGACGCCATCGTACTGGTGCCCATGTTTCCCCATACCCTATCGTCACGGCCGCTGGTCATCAACGGCAACAGCACCATACGGCTGAAGTTTTCCCAAATCGGCAGCGAACTGGAGATCAGCTGCGACAGCCAGATAGCCCTGCCCATTCAGGAAGGCGAGGAGATTTTCATCCGCCGCAGCGAGTACCACCTCGATTTGGTGCATCCTCTTGATTACAACTATTTCAATACGCTGAGCACCAAACTGGGCTGGTCGAAAAAATTATTTTAA